One Rubripirellula reticaptiva genomic region harbors:
- a CDS encoding polysaccharide biosynthesis/export family protein codes for MSRNDKNNWIDRFVCVRTLGLMVGCFLLSGCSTLGLSLYPSNSTLTKDAEAVLDASKIPVWLPRENAKSVLPPHALEPGDSLLIEPVSLERDLRLPADQVVLADGTVDLGPYGRVIVAGRDLEQAESLIEQQIAYQLRQQRDSCKELASEEDRKAIDAPALPDDCDAIAVNVRMLEPVHRFYVLGEVNAPGSYPLAGFETVLDGIVAAGGLTSSSNPCKILLARPTDPCGGRITLPVCYREIVQLGNTSSNYQLQPGDRIFVSSRSCMDELMFWQASRTCERCKGCNKACENPPVTSARPMAGVANTMIAPGSVGWMRLANDPLRPSDLMEPNQPGPTAAPASPSTLKDYLNNSTEPGASATTTEPSDVDGELSFPSF; via the coding sequence ATGTCTCGCAACGATAAAAACAACTGGATCGATCGATTCGTATGCGTCCGAACATTGGGCTTGATGGTCGGGTGTTTCTTATTGAGTGGTTGCAGCACACTTGGATTGTCGCTTTACCCATCGAATTCGACGTTGACGAAAGACGCCGAAGCGGTGCTGGATGCCTCAAAAATTCCGGTCTGGCTGCCACGCGAGAACGCGAAATCGGTTTTACCGCCGCATGCGCTCGAACCAGGCGACTCGTTGTTGATCGAACCTGTCAGTTTGGAACGTGACCTGCGTTTGCCGGCTGACCAGGTTGTGTTGGCCGACGGGACCGTTGACTTGGGACCGTACGGGCGTGTCATCGTTGCGGGCCGCGATCTCGAACAAGCCGAGTCGTTGATCGAACAGCAGATCGCCTATCAGTTGCGTCAACAGCGAGATTCGTGCAAGGAATTGGCTAGCGAAGAGGATCGCAAAGCCATCGACGCCCCAGCGCTTCCCGACGATTGCGACGCGATCGCTGTCAACGTACGAATGCTTGAACCGGTGCATCGGTTTTACGTGCTCGGCGAAGTCAATGCGCCGGGATCGTATCCACTAGCGGGATTCGAAACCGTTCTCGACGGGATCGTTGCAGCGGGCGGTTTGACCAGCAGCTCGAACCCTTGCAAGATCCTGTTGGCGCGGCCCACCGATCCTTGCGGGGGCCGAATCACGTTGCCGGTGTGTTATCGCGAAATCGTACAACTGGGCAACACGTCGTCGAACTACCAATTGCAACCGGGCGATCGGATCTTTGTCTCGTCACGGTCGTGCATGGACGAGCTGATGTTCTGGCAAGCCAGTCGCACTTGCGAGCGATGCAAAGGTTGCAACAAAGCGTGCGAGAACCCACCGGTCACATCCGCGCGTCCGATGGCGGGCGTCGCTAACACGATGATCGCACCGGGCAGCGTCGGATGGATGCGGCTAGCGAATGACCCGCTGCGACCGAGCGACCTGATGGAACCGAATCAACCCGGTCCCACCGCGGCCCCCGCGTCGCCATCGACATTGAAAGATTATCTCAACAACTCGACCGAGCCTGGCGCATCGGCGACGACAACGGAACCTTCGGACGTCGACGGCGAACTCAGCTTTCCATCGTTTTAG
- a CDS encoding MFS transporter codes for MENRKTLLAAGFLALIAAGIGFAVRGGLLDIWSNKYGFTMTELGQITGGGLLGFGLVILAAGLLVDWIGYKPLMLFALACHVVSAIMLFSATPVFNAAGKDAVYMILFWSAFIFAVGNGVCEAVINPLTATLFPEQKTHYLNILHAGWPAGLVLGGLIVFLKDSIGWEILLATYLIPAAIYGFIALKEVFPKTDAQSGSVSYGGMFARLLVPFFFILLIAHACVGYVELGTDSWINKITGGILKSAALGTALFIYTSLLMTALRFFAGPIVHRISSLGLLLVSAVIGATGLYLISIGNSVPFMFMAATIYGIGKTFLWPTMLGVVGERFPQSATVAMALMGFVGMTSAGLLGGPGIGYKQDYFASQYIQENNPETFARVKAPNENKFLVFPAITGIDGAKAGMIADNGASILSDVEIAGDAIDGEAFAGLREQAKWWNENKEFAAEDAGPVGEATLYGSRMAIRMTAIVPAAMAVLYLILLLGFKAPKSGHHVDALGESAPGAEL; via the coding sequence ATGGAAAATCGCAAAACGCTCCTGGCCGCCGGCTTCCTCGCATTGATCGCTGCCGGCATCGGCTTTGCCGTCCGTGGTGGATTGCTGGATATTTGGTCCAACAAGTACGGCTTCACCATGACCGAGCTCGGTCAGATCACCGGTGGCGGTCTGCTCGGTTTCGGCCTCGTCATTCTGGCAGCCGGTTTGTTGGTCGACTGGATTGGTTACAAGCCGCTGATGTTGTTCGCTCTGGCGTGCCACGTTGTCTCGGCCATCATGCTGTTCTCGGCGACGCCGGTGTTTAACGCGGCCGGGAAGGACGCGGTGTATATGATTCTGTTTTGGTCCGCGTTTATCTTTGCGGTCGGTAACGGAGTCTGCGAGGCGGTAATTAATCCGCTGACGGCAACGCTGTTTCCCGAACAGAAGACCCATTATCTAAACATCCTGCATGCCGGCTGGCCTGCTGGTTTGGTTCTGGGCGGTCTGATCGTGTTCTTGAAGGACAGCATCGGTTGGGAAATCTTGTTGGCGACGTATTTGATTCCGGCGGCAATTTATGGATTCATCGCGCTGAAAGAAGTATTCCCGAAAACGGATGCTCAGTCCGGATCGGTTTCCTACGGCGGCATGTTCGCTCGTCTGTTGGTTCCGTTCTTCTTTATCCTGCTGATCGCTCACGCGTGCGTCGGCTACGTTGAATTGGGAACTGACAGTTGGATCAACAAGATCACCGGCGGCATCTTGAAGAGTGCTGCTCTTGGTACCGCGTTGTTCATCTACACGTCGCTCTTGATGACGGCTTTGCGTTTCTTTGCTGGACCGATTGTTCACCGAATTTCATCGCTGGGATTGTTGCTGGTCAGCGCGGTCATCGGTGCCACTGGCTTGTACTTGATCAGCATCGGTAACAGCGTGCCGTTCATGTTCATGGCAGCAACGATCTACGGTATCGGCAAGACTTTCCTGTGGCCAACGATGTTGGGTGTGGTTGGCGAGCGATTCCCGCAGAGTGCGACCGTCGCGATGGCGTTGATGGGCTTTGTCGGAATGACGTCGGCTGGTTTGTTGGGCGGTCCTGGGATCGGTTACAAGCAAGACTATTTCGCATCGCAGTACATCCAGGAAAACAATCCTGAGACGTTCGCTCGCGTCAAAGCTCCGAACGAGAATAAGTTCTTGGTCTTCCCGGCGATCACGGGTATCGATGGCGCAAAGGCAGGGATGATCGCCGATAACGGTGCGTCAATCTTGTCAGATGTGGAAATCGCAGGCGATGCCATCGACGGCGAAGCATTTGCCGGTCTTCGCGAGCAAGCGAAATGGTGGAACGAGAACAAGGAATTCGCAGCCGAAGACGCTGGCCCGGTCGGCGAAGCAACCTTGTACGGCAGCCGCATGGCGATCCGCATGACCGCGATCGTTCCAGCGGCAATGGCAGTGCTTTATCTGATCCTGTTGCTTGGCTTCAAAGCACCCAAGTCAGGCCACCATGTCGACGCCTTGGGCGAGTCGGCACCCGGCGCGGAACTGTAA
- a CDS encoding adenylosuccinate synthase: MSGTCVIGLQWGDEAKGKLVDLLAPQFDLVVRYQGGANAGHTVVAGSETYKLHHIPSGILHPQVQNLITPGVVINPTTMLDEIDGLAKRDVNCRANLRISERAHLVMPWHMAEDKFINATKMKGESIGTTNRGIGPCYRDKVGRTYAIRMSDLIQPNRDERIGTVAQQKLDLLKGMGAPAEDLDSIAPEKVVALAAGWADRLQDMIGDTTDFLLDACEADKRILFEGAQGALLDIDHGTFPFVTSSNSSGVGVCAGAGVPPRWINHTLGVCKAYSTRVGGGPFPTELENETGEKIRKLGNEFGTTTGRPRRCGWFDAVAVRYTARLSGVTRLALMMMDVLAHFEELQVCVAYELDGKRIERLPADADQLRRCKPILETIKGWNSPVDDVRRVEDFPQGALDYVKRIEELVGVPVGVLSVGPDRAQTIFTEAAAELQLSPIA; this comes from the coding sequence GTGTCAGGAACTTGTGTAATCGGACTTCAATGGGGCGATGAGGCCAAAGGAAAACTCGTCGATCTGCTGGCTCCCCAATTCGATTTGGTGGTCCGCTATCAGGGCGGTGCCAACGCGGGACATACCGTCGTCGCGGGCAGCGAAACTTACAAATTGCACCATATCCCTAGCGGGATTCTGCACCCCCAAGTCCAAAACTTGATCACGCCGGGCGTCGTCATCAACCCAACGACCATGTTGGACGAGATTGACGGGCTGGCGAAACGCGACGTCAACTGCCGCGCCAATTTGCGGATCAGCGAGCGGGCTCACCTGGTGATGCCTTGGCACATGGCCGAAGACAAGTTCATCAACGCGACCAAGATGAAGGGCGAGTCGATCGGCACGACCAACCGCGGAATCGGTCCCTGCTATCGCGACAAAGTCGGCCGCACCTATGCGATCCGCATGTCGGACTTGATCCAGCCCAACCGCGACGAACGAATCGGAACCGTCGCCCAGCAAAAACTCGACTTGCTCAAAGGCATGGGCGCGCCGGCCGAAGACTTAGACTCGATCGCACCGGAAAAAGTCGTCGCATTGGCGGCCGGATGGGCCGACCGTTTGCAGGACATGATCGGCGACACGACCGATTTCTTGCTGGACGCGTGCGAAGCCGACAAGCGAATCTTGTTCGAAGGGGCTCAAGGCGCCTTGCTAGATATCGACCACGGCACGTTCCCGTTTGTCACCAGCAGCAACAGCAGTGGCGTCGGCGTTTGTGCCGGTGCCGGCGTTCCACCGCGCTGGATCAACCACACGCTTGGCGTCTGCAAGGCGTACAGCACGCGAGTCGGTGGCGGTCCGTTTCCGACTGAACTAGAAAACGAAACTGGCGAAAAGATTCGCAAACTTGGAAACGAATTTGGCACCACCACCGGCCGCCCTCGGCGCTGCGGTTGGTTCGATGCCGTGGCGGTTCGTTACACAGCCCGCCTGAGCGGCGTGACGCGACTGGCCCTGATGATGATGGACGTGCTGGCACACTTCGAAGAACTGCAAGTCTGTGTCGCCTACGAATTGGACGGCAAACGGATCGAACGACTGCCCGCCGACGCGGACCAGTTGCGTCGCTGCAAGCCAATCTTGGAAACGATCAAAGGCTGGAACTCGCCGGTCGATGACGTGCGACGCGTGGAAGATTTTCCGCAAGGCGCGCTCGACTATGTCAAACGCATCGAAGAACTGGTCGGTGTGCCGGTTGGCGTTTTGAGCGTGGGTCCCGATCGTGCGCAAACGATCTTCACCGAGGCAGCGGCCGAGTTGCAGCTCAGTCCGATTGCTTAA
- a CDS encoding AsmA family protein, whose product MTNCVSRRIPSIGRLPFVACLTWVCLTWACSGVAMAQQAEKPAARVANQPRYWTTEWSLSDIDVGKLANRLELIGIETGLDLSGTVSVEFQVGIPMTSLRDASAYRFDGTLTSPSLEVDGVLLKELRTHVVYRDGVATLQNLNSQIIDRERPEESTGSIEGTATAQLVPRKDLSADVTVTDLAVAPLAELIAKLLGRTDDRLPSDGKFSGNAKFNVPLETASEIATYRLDGKFSGRGLRIANLPPADFDADHVEIEEERLVVDRFTLSTGTSDNTAETIRLLGNASLPLSKDGGDFHFAIDGDDVPIGNVVALMAQQNGPDNSSFVSGKIDFRLMGDGKLADKIAQSSWNIRGSVASPKLSVAGVDLGTVEHDIELTPTVFNVTSKRDTETLPKSFRLIALKSAFTIGDESLVIKQIDATLFDGNLSGSATIPFVESGTATAKLELDGIQPRIELSLAGRKTIVTAGIEGNLDWQVPMGKVDQPDQHSGQARLSVTGITIGDTDVGAIKAVASAEAGKISLNANGRLFDGSVTVATTANMQAGDRWSDVTSRLAATVIEFDEVKIDRLIKDVTTSTIEVTGLVSGKVSVSDWNTHAPDKVELPSADVQLEISRFSHRSRLLSRSMRLEGKLRNNIFDVASLVGDYAEGSTHARGRVYLIDESGTLHPRADLRVSANRVNLAQSLWFLGDTAEDYQGRASVSATVAGYQDSIRVRGSADGRELSLYGLPLGKAHSGLMAEANVGRKSWKVRFPSVRSTQGGGQVEGALALNSTRSGGRGIDMESRWNTRRVDIFRLSNEVGRSTSLARGEITGDISLNGKSIQNLADLSGRFNFSLGQTRGAGIPGLVAVSRFLGPISLVNQTFNVGEAKGIIGGGAITVDEFWLGSDAALVQADGKVYIQGGRLDMNALIATGDYRDIAANFAQLAQQYALRTLLPTSAILDVTELLRDRTLVVRVMGTLGDPIIRVQPVQTFREETARFLLREGQRLVLAGITVGAADGLTTK is encoded by the coding sequence ATGACGAACTGCGTTTCGCGACGAATCCCATCGATCGGGCGTTTGCCGTTCGTCGCGTGTCTGACCTGGGTGTGCCTCACTTGGGCTTGCTCAGGCGTCGCGATGGCTCAGCAAGCGGAAAAGCCGGCTGCGAGGGTGGCAAATCAGCCTCGTTATTGGACGACGGAATGGTCGCTCAGCGATATCGATGTTGGCAAGTTGGCAAATCGACTAGAACTGATCGGCATTGAAACCGGGCTGGATCTGTCGGGAACCGTTTCCGTCGAATTCCAGGTCGGCATTCCGATGACCTCGCTGCGAGACGCGTCGGCGTACCGGTTCGACGGAACGCTGACCAGCCCTTCGCTGGAAGTTGATGGCGTGCTGCTGAAGGAACTTCGCACCCACGTCGTCTATCGCGATGGGGTAGCGACGCTGCAGAACTTGAATTCCCAAATCATCGATCGCGAGCGTCCCGAAGAATCGACCGGTTCGATCGAAGGAACCGCAACCGCTCAGTTAGTTCCTCGAAAAGATCTCAGCGCCGATGTCACAGTCACCGACCTTGCCGTCGCCCCACTCGCTGAATTGATTGCGAAGTTGTTAGGGCGAACCGACGACAGGTTGCCGAGCGACGGCAAGTTTTCGGGGAACGCGAAATTCAACGTGCCGCTGGAAACGGCCAGCGAGATCGCAACGTATCGACTTGATGGGAAGTTCAGCGGACGTGGGCTTCGCATCGCTAATCTTCCGCCAGCCGACTTTGACGCGGATCACGTTGAAATCGAAGAAGAACGCTTGGTCGTCGATCGATTCACGCTGTCGACAGGCACCAGCGATAACACGGCGGAGACGATCCGGTTGCTCGGAAACGCGAGCCTGCCATTATCCAAAGACGGCGGTGACTTCCATTTTGCAATCGACGGCGATGACGTGCCCATCGGAAACGTTGTCGCGTTGATGGCTCAGCAGAACGGTCCAGACAACTCTTCGTTTGTCAGCGGAAAGATTGACTTCCGCTTGATGGGCGACGGAAAACTGGCGGACAAAATTGCCCAGTCGTCCTGGAACATCCGCGGTTCTGTGGCTTCGCCAAAACTATCAGTCGCTGGCGTCGACCTGGGAACGGTCGAACACGACATCGAGTTGACGCCGACGGTTTTCAATGTGACGTCCAAACGGGATACGGAGACGTTGCCAAAATCGTTTCGGCTGATCGCTTTAAAATCGGCCTTTACGATCGGCGATGAATCTCTCGTCATCAAACAGATCGACGCCACGCTCTTTGACGGGAATCTTTCAGGCTCCGCCACGATTCCGTTTGTGGAATCGGGCACCGCGACTGCGAAGCTTGAACTCGATGGAATCCAACCTCGCATCGAACTGTCATTGGCCGGGCGAAAGACCATCGTGACGGCCGGAATCGAAGGCAACTTGGATTGGCAGGTGCCAATGGGAAAGGTCGACCAACCGGACCAACACAGCGGACAAGCACGCCTATCGGTGACGGGAATCACAATCGGAGACACAGACGTTGGCGCAATCAAGGCAGTCGCATCAGCCGAAGCCGGCAAGATCTCGCTGAACGCCAATGGCCGTTTGTTCGATGGCTCAGTCACAGTCGCGACGACCGCCAACATGCAAGCGGGCGACCGCTGGTCGGATGTTACTTCGCGTTTGGCGGCGACCGTCATCGAGTTCGACGAAGTAAAAATCGATCGACTGATCAAGGACGTGACAACGTCGACGATTGAAGTCACCGGACTAGTATCGGGCAAAGTAAGCGTCAGCGACTGGAACACTCACGCCCCCGACAAAGTCGAGTTGCCATCGGCCGATGTCCAGCTAGAGATTTCACGGTTTAGCCACCGATCGCGTCTGTTGTCGCGGTCGATGCGATTGGAAGGAAAACTGCGAAACAACATTTTCGACGTTGCTTCCCTTGTTGGCGACTACGCCGAAGGCAGCACTCACGCGCGGGGGCGAGTTTATCTGATCGACGAAAGCGGGACGCTGCATCCTCGCGCAGACCTCCGCGTTTCGGCCAACCGAGTCAATCTCGCACAGTCGCTTTGGTTCTTGGGTGATACTGCCGAAGACTACCAAGGTCGCGCATCGGTGTCGGCGACGGTTGCCGGATATCAAGACTCAATTCGCGTTCGGGGCAGTGCCGATGGACGCGAACTGTCGCTTTATGGGTTGCCGCTTGGCAAGGCTCACAGCGGCTTGATGGCCGAAGCCAACGTAGGACGCAAAAGCTGGAAGGTGCGTTTTCCCAGCGTGCGATCGACCCAAGGCGGCGGTCAGGTCGAGGGTGCATTAGCGCTCAATTCCACTCGCAGTGGCGGGCGAGGCATTGATATGGAAAGCCGCTGGAACACTCGCCGAGTCGACATTTTCCGACTGTCAAACGAAGTTGGCCGTTCGACTTCGTTGGCGCGCGGTGAAATCACGGGCGACATTTCCTTGAATGGAAAGTCGATTCAAAACCTGGCCGACCTGAGCGGTCGGTTCAACTTTTCACTGGGTCAGACCCGCGGCGCCGGCATCCCTGGCCTGGTCGCAGTTTCACGCTTCTTGGGGCCAATCTCGCTGGTCAACCAAACCTTCAATGTCGGCGAAGCCAAAGGGATCATTGGCGGCGGTGCGATCACGGTCGACGAGTTTTGGCTCGGCTCGGATGCGGCGCTCGTGCAAGCCGATGGAAAGGTGTACATCCAAGGTGGCCGATTAGACATGAACGCGTTGATTGCGACGGGTGACTACCGCGACATCGCCGCAAACTTTGCGCAATTGGCTCAACAGTACGCACTGCGAACTTTGTTGCCGACATCCGCAATCTTGGACGTGACTGAGTTGCTGCGAGATCGGACGCTGGTCGTCCGCGTGATGGGGACGCTTGGTGACCCGATCATTCGAGTCCAACCGGTGCAAACCTTTCGCGAGGAAACCGCCCGGTTTCTGCTTCGTGAGGGCCAGCGATTGGTTTTGGCGGGGATCACCGTCGGAGCGGCCGATGGTCTAACGACGAAATAA
- the ychF gene encoding redox-regulated ATPase YchF: MEAGIVGLPNVGKSTLFNALTASKAAQSENYPFCTIEPNEGIVSVPDDRLTRITQYIVPKKVIPTTLKLVDIAGIVKGASEGEGLGNKFLSHIRQVDAIVQVVRCFNDPDVIHVAGTVDPLADMETIETELMLADIQTLENALPKAEKMARGGDKEAKLRVDAIKKCNEHLATDQPLRTMELPDAEKIAISSYGLMSAKPVLYVANVSENDLEGKDPLVQKVRDQAAKVGADVVCVCAKLESELAELDEPDRAEMLAEVGLEEPALHTIARGAYKTLGLESYFTAGEKEVRAWPIPRGATAPQAAGVIHSDFERGFIRCEVYTLEDLETYKSEKEIRQAGKLRVEGKTYVMNDGDICHFLFNV, from the coding sequence ATGGAAGCTGGAATCGTCGGCTTGCCCAACGTCGGCAAAAGCACACTTTTCAACGCTCTGACCGCATCCAAGGCGGCTCAAAGCGAGAATTACCCGTTCTGTACGATCGAACCCAATGAGGGCATCGTCAGCGTCCCCGACGATCGCCTGACTCGGATCACCCAGTACATCGTTCCCAAAAAAGTCATTCCAACGACGTTGAAGTTGGTCGACATCGCTGGAATCGTGAAAGGTGCCAGCGAAGGCGAAGGTCTGGGCAACAAGTTCCTCAGCCACATTCGCCAAGTCGATGCGATTGTTCAGGTCGTCCGCTGCTTCAATGATCCCGATGTGATTCACGTCGCCGGCACCGTCGATCCGCTGGCCGACATGGAAACGATCGAAACCGAATTGATGCTGGCCGACATCCAGACGCTCGAAAACGCGTTGCCAAAAGCCGAAAAAATGGCTCGCGGCGGCGACAAAGAAGCAAAACTGCGTGTCGATGCGATCAAGAAATGCAACGAACACTTGGCCACCGATCAGCCGCTGCGAACGATGGAATTGCCAGACGCCGAAAAGATTGCAATTTCCAGCTACGGGCTGATGAGCGCAAAGCCGGTGCTGTATGTCGCCAACGTCAGCGAGAATGACCTGGAAGGCAAAGATCCACTGGTTCAAAAGGTTCGCGACCAAGCTGCCAAGGTCGGCGCCGACGTGGTCTGCGTTTGCGCCAAGCTGGAATCCGAACTCGCCGAACTGGACGAACCGGACCGAGCCGAAATGCTGGCCGAAGTCGGCCTGGAAGAGCCTGCACTGCACACAATCGCACGCGGCGCCTACAAGACGCTTGGCCTAGAAAGCTACTTCACAGCCGGTGAAAAAGAAGTTCGGGCGTGGCCGATTCCCCGAGGCGCGACCGCGCCGCAGGCGGCTGGTGTGATCCACAGCGACTTTGAACGGGGCTTCATCCGCTGCGAGGTCTACACGCTGGAGGACCTGGAAACCTACAAATCCGAAAAAGAAATTCGCCAGGCCGGTAAACTACGAGTCGAAGGCAAAACGTACGTGATGAACGATGGTGACATCTGTCACTTCCTGTTCAACGTGTAA
- the uppS gene encoding polyprenyl diphosphate synthase, whose translation MAEPDSTIDRLEDIPPADRPAHIAIIMDGNGRWATSRDLPRIEGHRRGVNTVRMISETCAELGVEAVTLYCLSSENWKRPQPELDFLMHLLEQYLVEERRTIMDQGLRLKVIGRRDRLPPGVIEEMDRTLEMSAANPGTQLVLAIDYGGRDEITRAARDLAIDVAAGKISADSIDEATFASRLSTAGLPEIDLMIRTGGDMRVSNFLLWQLSYAELFVTETCWPDFSRADFLSSIRQFKTRQRRFGGLNVNE comes from the coding sequence ATGGCTGAGCCAGATTCAACGATCGATCGATTGGAAGACATTCCGCCGGCGGACCGACCGGCGCACATCGCAATCATCATGGACGGCAACGGCCGATGGGCGACGTCGCGGGATTTACCGCGAATCGAAGGCCATCGCCGCGGCGTGAACACCGTCCGGATGATCAGCGAGACGTGCGCGGAATTGGGCGTCGAAGCGGTCACGCTCTATTGCTTGTCCAGCGAAAACTGGAAGCGTCCGCAGCCGGAACTCGACTTCCTGATGCACTTGTTGGAACAGTACTTGGTCGAGGAACGGCGGACGATCATGGACCAAGGTCTACGATTGAAAGTGATCGGTCGTCGCGATCGATTGCCGCCCGGCGTGATTGAAGAAATGGACCGCACACTGGAAATGTCGGCGGCAAACCCAGGCACTCAGTTGGTTCTGGCGATCGACTACGGCGGTCGCGACGAGATCACTCGGGCGGCACGTGATCTTGCCATTGATGTCGCCGCCGGAAAGATCTCGGCCGATTCGATCGACGAAGCAACCTTCGCGAGTCGGCTGTCGACGGCCGGACTTCCTGAAATTGACTTGATGATCCGCACCGGCGGTGACATGCGAGTCAGCAATTTTTTGTTGTGGCAGCTTAGTTATGCAGAGCTGTTTGTGACGGAAACGTGTTGGCCAGATTTTTCACGTGCTGACTTCTTGTCGTCGATCCGCCAATTTAAAACCAGACAACGTCGCTTTGGCGGTTTGAATGTTAACGAGTAG
- a CDS encoding glutathione peroxidase produces the protein MRSILTLTLAFATLTSVFTTMALADKHEGEHECALNFKMKTIDGDTVDLEDYEGNVVLVVNVASKCGLTKQYTELQKLYEANKDAGLVILGFPCNQFGGQEPGTEAEIKTFCSTKYNVSFPMFSKVDVNGDGAAPIYKYLTSKSVKPVGDGKISWNFEKFLIDREGNLVHRFAPRTTPDDAEFVAAVKEQLAKK, from the coding sequence ATGCGTTCGATCCTTACCCTCACACTTGCTTTTGCGACCCTAACTTCGGTGTTCACGACGATGGCTTTAGCTGACAAGCACGAAGGCGAGCATGAATGCGCGCTCAATTTCAAGATGAAAACAATCGATGGCGATACCGTCGACCTCGAAGACTACGAAGGCAACGTCGTGCTGGTCGTCAATGTCGCCAGCAAATGCGGTTTGACCAAGCAATACACGGAATTGCAAAAGCTTTACGAAGCCAACAAAGACGCCGGTTTGGTGATCTTGGGCTTCCCTTGCAACCAATTCGGTGGGCAAGAACCGGGCACCGAAGCCGAGATCAAGACGTTCTGCAGCACGAAGTACAACGTCAGCTTTCCGATGTTCAGCAAGGTCGATGTCAACGGCGACGGAGCCGCACCGATCTACAAGTACTTGACCAGCAAGAGTGTCAAACCGGTTGGCGACGGCAAGATCAGCTGGAATTTCGAAAAGTTCCTGATCGACCGCGAAGGCAACTTGGTCCATCGTTTCGCCCCTCGAACCACTCCGGATGACGCGGAATTCGTCGCCGCCGTCAAAGAACAGTTGGCCAAGAAGTAA
- a CDS encoding amidohydrolase — protein sequence MDQPSDPMSRVRAIDDQVAHVWMVRTFLKHADEAEEDEDLRDVVRNLYDFILAVGPVAEVEDPAVYLKMAKKKLGRLRKATELYEVIQPEVSGHTNFAMAARSLRLAVDRIISLVTG from the coding sequence ATGGACCAGCCGAGTGACCCGATGAGCCGAGTCCGGGCGATCGACGACCAAGTAGCTCACGTCTGGATGGTGCGAACGTTCTTGAAGCACGCGGACGAGGCGGAAGAGGACGAAGACTTGCGAGACGTGGTTCGCAACCTTTACGACTTCATCTTGGCAGTCGGCCCGGTCGCGGAAGTCGAAGACCCGGCGGTGTACTTGAAGATGGCCAAGAAAAAACTCGGCCGCCTGCGAAAGGCGACCGAGTTGTATGAAGTGATTCAGCCCGAGGTCAGCGGCCACACCAATTTTGCGATGGCCGCCCGGTCGCTGCGATTAGCAGTCGACCGAATCATCTCGCTAGTGACTGGCTGA
- a CDS encoding phosphatidate cytidylyltransferase, with the protein MLVDRLRSSAILLSVVALLIYLDANYSRVGAEGLWLLPLLFFFSIGTAHDMCGLLTKSNHPVARPDVMIATAMVTVSAAIPLAWPLFGSVYPATCPIGRLGWIVIAGVGATFVILIREMNRYAKGESGIIERTSAAVFVSLYVGLPMALLVSLRTMGDGNWGLAALITMIATTKSADAGAYFSGKTFGKHKLVPRLSPGKTREGGIGGIVVSTIVAFACLTWLFPAVAGTAVGPIATPSIPGLDNPIFGAMLLGPLLAIAGMIGDLAESLVKRAAGAKDSGGLLPGLGGVWDVTDSLISAVMPAILCFAAGVGS; encoded by the coding sequence TTGTTAGTTGACCGATTACGTTCGTCCGCAATTCTGCTTAGCGTTGTGGCGCTGTTGATTTATCTAGATGCGAATTACTCGCGCGTCGGCGCCGAAGGACTTTGGTTGCTGCCGCTGCTGTTTTTCTTTTCGATCGGCACAGCCCACGACATGTGTGGACTGCTCACTAAATCGAACCATCCGGTCGCGCGACCTGATGTCATGATCGCCACGGCAATGGTGACGGTGTCGGCTGCGATTCCGCTAGCGTGGCCGTTGTTCGGATCGGTGTATCCGGCGACGTGCCCGATCGGACGTCTTGGCTGGATCGTGATCGCGGGCGTCGGCGCGACGTTTGTCATCCTGATTCGCGAGATGAATCGTTACGCAAAAGGCGAATCGGGAATCATTGAGCGAACAAGTGCGGCGGTGTTCGTGTCTCTGTATGTCGGGCTGCCGATGGCACTGCTTGTTTCGCTGCGAACGATGGGCGATGGCAACTGGGGATTGGCGGCTCTGATCACCATGATCGCAACGACGAAGTCCGCCGACGCGGGCGCTTATTTCAGTGGAAAGACCTTTGGCAAACATAAACTGGTACCTCGGCTCAGCCCCGGAAAGACTCGCGAAGGCGGCATTGGCGGCATCGTGGTTTCGACGATCGTTGCATTCGCGTGCCTGACTTGGCTTTTTCCTGCAGTTGCCGGGACCGCCGTCGGACCGATCGCGACTCCATCGATCCCCGGACTCGACAATCCAATTTTTGGTGCGATGTTGCTCGGGCCTCTGCTGGCGATCGCCGGGATGATCGGCGATCTGGCTGAATCGCTGGTCAAACGGGCGGCCGGCGCCAAGGACAGCGGAGGGCTACTGCCGGGTTTGGGAGGCGTCTGGGACGTTACGGACTCGCTAATTTCGGCGGTCATGCCTGCGATTCTTTGTTTCGCAGCCGGTGTCGGCAGCTAG